In a genomic window of Phenylobacterium koreense:
- a CDS encoding transglutaminase family protein codes for MTRLTIRHETRYTYERPVRFGEHRLLVRPRDSHATRIVQASLAFSPQGQTRWLYDALGNCVCVFCPEGEASELYIVSELVIERFMVPLAPPPIDDPRTTMPLVYRRPDRAVLDPFIDPASDDPEAVLLKWLRVQIGPPDETAQDFVVRLNSVIRAQFDYLARAQEGCQPPPETILKGQGTCRDFAWLMVEALRRLGFAARFVTGYLYASAAETRGAGATHAWCEVFLPGLGWTEFDPTNGLVASPELIPVATSRTPEGASPIRGVIFGDPGTSQLHVSVDVRPADAMQAAAE; via the coding sequence ATGACGCGCCTGACCATACGGCACGAGACCCGCTACACCTACGAACGGCCCGTGCGCTTTGGCGAGCATCGGCTGCTCGTCCGGCCGCGCGACAGCCACGCCACGCGCATCGTCCAGGCGTCCCTCGCCTTCTCGCCCCAGGGCCAGACCCGCTGGCTCTATGACGCCCTGGGCAACTGCGTCTGCGTCTTCTGCCCCGAGGGCGAGGCCTCGGAGCTCTACATCGTCAGCGAACTGGTGATCGAACGCTTCATGGTTCCGCTCGCGCCGCCGCCGATCGATGATCCGCGCACAACCATGCCGCTGGTCTACCGGCGTCCGGACCGCGCGGTCCTCGACCCCTTCATCGACCCAGCCTCGGACGACCCGGAAGCGGTGCTCCTCAAGTGGCTCCGGGTCCAGATCGGGCCGCCGGACGAGACCGCGCAAGACTTCGTGGTCCGGCTCAACAGCGTGATCCGCGCCCAGTTCGACTACCTCGCCCGCGCCCAGGAAGGCTGCCAGCCGCCCCCGGAGACCATCCTCAAGGGCCAGGGCACCTGCCGGGATTTCGCCTGGCTGATGGTCGAGGCCCTGCGCCGGCTCGGCTTCGCGGCGCGCTTCGTGACCGGCTATCTCTACGCTTCGGCCGCCGAGACGCGGGGCGCCGGCGCGACCCACGCCTGGTGCGAGGTCTTCCTGCCGGGCCTGGGCTGGACCGAGTTCGACCCGACCAACGGCCTGGTCGCCTCGCCCGAACTCATCCCCGTCGCCACCAGCCGCACGCCAGAGGGCGCCTCGCCGATCCGCGGCGTGATCTTCGGCGATCCGGGGACGTCCCAACTTCACGTCAGCGTCGACGTTCGCCCCGCCGACGCCATGCAGGCCGCGGCGGAATAG
- a CDS encoding UdgX family uracil-DNA binding protein (This protein belongs to the uracil DNA glycosylase superfamily, members of which act in excision repair of DNA. However, it belongs more specifically to UdgX branch, whose founding member was found to bind uracil in DNA (where it does not belong), without cleaving it, appears to promote DNA repair by a pathway involving RecA, rather than base excision.): MVRQVISNPNDQIPPATLQEVEAGVDVCRRCELWRGATQGVAGAGPASARLMFVGEQPGDQEDLTGQPFIGPAGKVLDRALESAGVPRAETYVTNGVKHFRHELRGKRRIHQTPAATHVSACRWWLDAERRIIRPRVIVALGGTAALAVFGKTVPIARSRGQAFQLEDQAQGVVTYHPSFLLRIQEPEAKASTFAAFVADLSFAWSLVGR, from the coding sequence ATGGTCCGCCAGGTCATCTCAAATCCCAATGACCAAATCCCGCCGGCGACCTTGCAGGAGGTGGAGGCCGGAGTGGATGTCTGCCGGCGCTGTGAACTCTGGCGTGGCGCGACGCAAGGCGTGGCCGGCGCGGGGCCGGCCTCGGCCCGGCTGATGTTCGTCGGCGAGCAGCCCGGCGACCAGGAGGACCTGACGGGTCAGCCATTCATAGGCCCGGCCGGCAAGGTGCTGGACAGGGCGCTTGAGTCCGCCGGCGTACCGCGCGCCGAGACTTACGTGACCAATGGCGTGAAGCATTTCCGCCACGAACTGCGCGGCAAGCGCAGGATCCACCAGACGCCAGCCGCGACCCATGTCTCGGCCTGTCGGTGGTGGCTGGACGCCGAGCGGCGGATCATCCGGCCGCGGGTGATCGTGGCGCTGGGCGGGACGGCGGCCTTGGCGGTCTTCGGCAAGACCGTTCCGATCGCCAGGAGCCGCGGCCAGGCGTTCCAACTGGAGGATCAGGCGCAGGGCGTGGTGACCTATCACCCGTCTTTCCTGCTGCGCATCCAGGAGCCGGAGGCCAAGGCGAGCACGTTCGCGGCCTTCGTGGCGGACCTGAGCTTCGCGTGGAGCCTTGTCGGCCGCTAG